A stretch of Paenibacillus mucilaginosus 3016 DNA encodes these proteins:
- a CDS encoding BMP family lipoprotein, with product MRIRTLLVPLMAFVLAAASGCSVMKNNESKKTEPLRAGILLSNVGLGDESFSDAGIKGLIRAREELGIRFDYREPGNDKASQEQALEELAAQGSELIIGLGFSAKEDLEKAAKKHPELPYLLVDEVSDLPNVSSITFKEDEGSFLVGVIAGMKSKTGVVGFIGGVDVPIIHKFQRGFEYGVRSVAPHAKVLSAYAGTFGDDKKGAELADGMFKAQADVVFPAAGFTGVGALKAAEQAGRYGIGVDTDQFFVAEKAVLTSMLKNVDVAVYQAVKEFSVNRAFAAKQVQLGLKEQGVDHAPVRLLGLSEEEAARLEALKKQLKEGSITIPQ from the coding sequence CGGCCGCTTCGGGCTGTTCCGTCATGAAAAACAATGAAAGTAAAAAAACAGAGCCCCTCCGCGCGGGGATTCTGCTGTCCAATGTCGGGCTTGGGGATGAGTCCTTCAGCGATGCGGGGATTAAGGGCCTGATCCGGGCCCGCGAAGAGCTGGGCATCCGCTTCGATTACCGGGAACCGGGTAACGACAAGGCCTCCCAGGAGCAGGCTCTCGAGGAGCTGGCCGCGCAGGGCAGCGAGCTGATCATCGGCCTCGGCTTCTCGGCCAAGGAAGATCTCGAGAAGGCGGCGAAGAAGCATCCCGAGCTGCCGTATCTGCTGGTCGACGAAGTATCCGACCTGCCTAACGTGAGCAGCATCACGTTCAAGGAAGACGAAGGCAGCTTCCTTGTGGGCGTGATTGCCGGCATGAAGTCCAAGACCGGCGTGGTCGGGTTTATCGGCGGCGTCGATGTGCCGATCATCCACAAATTCCAGCGGGGCTTCGAGTACGGGGTCCGCAGCGTCGCCCCGCATGCGAAGGTGCTCTCCGCGTATGCCGGCACGTTCGGCGATGACAAGAAGGGGGCCGAGCTTGCGGACGGGATGTTCAAGGCCCAGGCCGACGTTGTCTTTCCGGCGGCGGGCTTTACCGGCGTAGGGGCGCTGAAGGCCGCCGAGCAGGCAGGCCGGTACGGCATCGGTGTCGATACCGACCAATTCTTCGTTGCGGAGAAGGCGGTGCTGACGTCCATGCTCAAGAATGTCGATGTGGCCGTGTATCAGGCCGTGAAGGAATTCAGCGTGAACCGTGCCTTCGCCGCCAAGCAGGTGCAGCTGGGGCTGAAGGAGCAGGGCGTGGACCATGCGCCCGTCCGTCTCCTGGGCCTGTCCGAAGAGGAGGCCGCCCGGCTGGAGGCGCTGAAGAAGCAGCTGAAGGAAGGCAGCATTACGATCCCCCAATAG
- a CDS encoding glycerophosphodiester phosphodiesterase: MTAHRGSSASAPENTLAAIRQAIADGSGYAEIDVQETADGVVMLMHDDSVLRTTGIDKPMWKVTADELRQASAGAWFHKRFEAERVPSLEEAVRTAKGRIRLNVELKNNGHGRRLAEETVRLLQAQDAVRDCTVTSFDGRLLAAVKKLDPRIKTGLIIGEKRSDMAAVLANPTYDAISIAYTLVQDTLVNEAAKHGKEVYVWTVNDPAVMERMLNLGVTSIITNHPEQLVRLIRAR, encoded by the coding sequence GTGACCGCCCACCGCGGCAGCTCCGCTTCCGCACCCGAGAATACGCTCGCCGCGATCCGGCAGGCCATCGCCGACGGCTCCGGCTACGCCGAGATCGACGTCCAGGAGACCGCCGACGGCGTGGTGATGCTCATGCATGACGACAGCGTACTGCGGACCACCGGAATCGACAAGCCGATGTGGAAGGTAACGGCCGACGAGCTCCGGCAGGCGAGCGCCGGCGCCTGGTTCCACAAGCGCTTCGAAGCGGAGCGCGTCCCCTCGCTCGAAGAAGCGGTCCGCACCGCCAAGGGGCGCATCCGGCTGAACGTCGAGCTGAAGAATAATGGCCACGGACGGCGGCTCGCCGAAGAAACCGTACGGCTGCTGCAGGCACAAGATGCGGTCCGCGACTGCACCGTCACCTCGTTCGACGGCCGGCTGCTTGCGGCGGTCAAGAAGCTGGACCCGCGGATCAAGACGGGCCTGATCATCGGTGAGAAGCGTTCCGACATGGCCGCGGTACTGGCCAACCCCACGTATGACGCCATCTCCATTGCCTATACGCTCGTTCAGGATACCTTAGTGAACGAAGCGGCGAAGCACGGCAAGGAAGTCTATGTATGGACGGTGAACGATCCGGCCGTCATGGAGCGGATGCTGAATCTCGGTGTCACCTCCATCATCACGAACCATCCCGAGCAGCTTGTCCGGCTGATCCGGGCCCGGTAG
- a CDS encoding amino acid ABC transporter ATP-binding protein, giving the protein MLEMKQLTKSFGPAQVLKGIDLTLEQGKVLAIIGPSGSGKTTLLRCMNLLETPSGGTLRIGDLALDFGGAQLPKQGQVLQLRKKTGMVFQAYNLFPHMTVLQNVMEGPVTVQKRPKEEARTRALELLRKVGLAEKADAYPHELSGGQQQRVGIARAMAMEPELLLFDEPTSALDPELVGEVLKVIKALALEGRTMVIVTHEMKFAGEVADRVILMDDGRIVEEGSPDEVFHRPSSERTKLFLSRLQTQA; this is encoded by the coding sequence ATGCTCGAAATGAAGCAACTGACCAAATCCTTCGGCCCGGCACAGGTGCTCAAAGGCATTGACCTGACCCTGGAGCAGGGGAAGGTGCTGGCGATTATCGGTCCGTCCGGCTCGGGGAAAACGACGCTGCTCCGGTGCATGAACCTGCTCGAGACGCCGAGCGGCGGCACGCTGCGGATCGGCGACCTTGCCCTGGACTTCGGGGGCGCGCAGCTGCCGAAGCAGGGGCAGGTGCTCCAGCTGCGCAAGAAGACCGGGATGGTCTTCCAGGCGTACAACCTGTTCCCGCACATGACCGTGCTCCAGAACGTGATGGAGGGGCCGGTTACGGTGCAGAAGCGGCCGAAGGAAGAAGCGCGCACCCGGGCGCTGGAGCTGCTGCGCAAGGTGGGCCTTGCGGAGAAGGCGGACGCCTACCCGCATGAGCTCTCCGGCGGGCAGCAGCAGCGGGTCGGCATCGCGCGGGCGATGGCCATGGAGCCGGAGCTGCTCCTGTTCGACGAGCCGACCTCGGCGCTCGATCCGGAGCTTGTCGGCGAGGTGCTCAAGGTCATCAAGGCCTTGGCGCTCGAAGGCCGGACGATGGTGATCGTCACCCATGAGATGAAGTTCGCCGGCGAGGTCGCCGACCGGGTCATCCTGATGGATGACGGCCGCATTGTCGAGGAGGGCTCTCCCGACGAGGTCTTCCACCGGCCGAGCAGCGAACGGACGAAGCTGTTCCTCTCCCGTCTGCAGACGCAGGCGTAG
- a CDS encoding metal-dependent hydrolase, which translates to MLQKTHSAAGLVAAECVLMYYHMPVFSWESAAGLMIGCIAGPLADVDKKGSTMAKVLFPLSAVLRVLKVKHRTMTHSLLFMAAMFALSISLPEPLFWCFMLAYASHPLIDLLNEQGVELLWPLPIKFRLLPKFLAVDTGSEMETAIRYLLSILSVVLPVRYYLHM; encoded by the coding sequence ATGCTGCAAAAAACCCACAGCGCGGCCGGACTGGTGGCCGCCGAATGCGTACTGATGTATTACCACATGCCGGTGTTCTCCTGGGAATCCGCGGCCGGTCTCATGATCGGCTGTATCGCTGGCCCCCTGGCGGACGTGGACAAGAAGGGCTCGACGATGGCAAAGGTGCTCTTCCCGTTATCCGCGGTACTGCGCGTGCTGAAGGTGAAGCACCGGACGATGACCCATTCGCTCCTCTTCATGGCGGCGATGTTCGCTCTGTCGATATCGCTGCCGGAACCGCTGTTCTGGTGCTTCATGCTGGCGTATGCCTCCCATCCGCTGATCGACCTGCTGAACGAGCAGGGGGTGGAGCTGTTGTGGCCGCTGCCGATCAAGTTCCGGCTGCTGCCGAAGTTCCTCGCCGTGGATACGGGCTCCGAGATGGAGACGGCGATCCGCTATCTGCTCAGCATTTTGTCGGTCGTGCTGCCCGTGCGCTATTATCTTCATATGTAA
- a CDS encoding pyridoxamine 5'-phosphate oxidase family protein, protein MGKTFDCMLEEHMEFISRQRMFFVGSAPLSGEGHVNLSPKGYDAFRILSSGEVAYLDLTGSGNETSAHLQENGRITVMFCAFEGPPNILRLYGRGEVVLPGTEAWSELAPLFEELPGTRQIIRIRVDQVQTSCGFGVPLYRYERDRETLVKWWEAKGPVALQAYWREKNRTTLDGLPTPLGKKLQEEDALKVP, encoded by the coding sequence ATGGGGAAAACCTTTGATTGCATGCTGGAGGAACACATGGAGTTCATCTCCAGGCAGCGTATGTTCTTCGTGGGCTCAGCGCCGCTCAGCGGGGAGGGGCATGTGAATCTCTCGCCGAAGGGCTACGATGCGTTCCGGATTCTTTCTTCCGGAGAGGTCGCGTACCTCGATTTGACGGGCAGCGGGAACGAGACCAGCGCACATCTGCAGGAAAACGGAAGGATTACGGTGATGTTCTGCGCCTTCGAGGGGCCGCCGAACATTCTGCGCCTCTACGGCAGGGGAGAGGTGGTTCTGCCGGGGACGGAGGCATGGAGCGAGCTGGCTCCTCTCTTCGAGGAGCTGCCGGGCACGAGGCAGATCATCCGGATCCGGGTGGATCAGGTGCAGACCTCCTGCGGCTTCGGGGTGCCGCTGTACCGCTATGAGAGGGACAGGGAGACGCTGGTCAAGTGGTGGGAGGCCAAGGGACCCGTTGCCCTGCAGGCGTATTGGCGGGAGAAGAACAGGACCACCCTGGACGGCCTGCCGACCCCGCTCGGGAAGAAGCTGCAGGAAGAGGATGCGCTCAAGGTGCCCTGA
- a CDS encoding amino acid ABC transporter permease, whose translation MDDNTQRLLDIFVDSFLPLLKAGVAFTIPLTLISFTLGLILAFLTALARISSVKPLAWLASFYVWIIRGTPLLVQLFIIFYGLPAAGVTLEAFPAAVIGFTLSVGAYASEIIRAAIQSIPKGQWEAGYSLGMTRGQALRRIILPQSVRVSVPPLFNSFISLVKDTSLAATVTVTELFQKAQQITATVYEPLLLYCEAALIYLIFSTVLSSLQNRLEKRYDRTSAK comes from the coding sequence ATGGATGACAATACCCAGAGACTGCTGGATATCTTCGTTGATTCCTTTCTACCCCTGCTGAAGGCAGGGGTAGCTTTTACGATTCCGCTGACGCTGATTTCATTTACTCTCGGACTGATCCTAGCCTTCCTGACCGCGCTTGCGCGGATCTCCTCCGTGAAGCCGCTGGCCTGGCTGGCCAGCTTCTACGTGTGGATTATCCGCGGCACACCGCTGCTCGTGCAGCTCTTTATCATTTTCTACGGCCTGCCGGCGGCCGGGGTGACGCTTGAAGCGTTCCCGGCGGCGGTGATCGGCTTCACGCTCAGCGTGGGCGCTTATGCGTCGGAGATCATCCGGGCGGCGATCCAGTCGATCCCCAAAGGGCAGTGGGAGGCAGGCTACTCGCTCGGCATGACGCGCGGACAAGCCCTGCGCCGCATCATTCTGCCGCAGTCGGTCCGGGTATCCGTGCCGCCGCTGTTCAACTCCTTCATCTCCCTGGTGAAGGATACGTCGCTTGCGGCCACGGTCACGGTCACGGAGCTGTTCCAGAAAGCCCAGCAGATCACGGCCACGGTCTACGAGCCGCTGCTGCTGTACTGCGAAGCGGCCTTGATCTATCTGATCTTCAGCACGGTGCTCTCGAGCCTGCAGAACCGGCTGGAGAAGCGGTACGACCGCACTTCCGCCAAATAG
- a CDS encoding DUF3243 domain-containing protein translates to MSLQQNHVVDKNGNLSPDRVENALNTMDPSRKDEILQNFQSFKSYLAKRIEMAENIGLSEEQMAVLAEKVAGYLASHEEPRNSEEKLLQELWKVADKDRQHALAHLLVRLAQSSSK, encoded by the coding sequence ATGTCGTTACAACAGAATCATGTCGTAGACAAGAACGGTAACCTGTCCCCGGACCGGGTAGAGAATGCGCTGAACACGATGGATCCGTCACGCAAGGACGAAATTCTCCAGAACTTCCAATCCTTCAAAAGCTATCTCGCCAAACGCATCGAAATGGCCGAGAACATCGGTCTGAGCGAAGAGCAGATGGCGGTGCTTGCCGAGAAGGTGGCCGGCTATCTCGCTTCCCACGAAGAGCCGCGCAACAGCGAAGAGAAGCTGCTGCAGGAGCTGTGGAAAGTGGCGGATAAAGACCGGCAGCATGCTCTGGCCCACCTGCTGGTGCGTCTGGCCCAATCTTCGTCCAAGTAA
- a CDS encoding amino acid ABC transporter substrate-binding protein, with the protein MTRRWTSIVLLFAVLTLLIAACGTKNPAPNGGAAAPEGTKEGAAPAAGANLLETVKSSGKLRVGTEGTYAPFTYHDKDGKLTGFDVEIAEEVAKRLGVQAEFIETKWDGMFAGLDAKRFDLVANQVSIKEDRKVKYDFSDPYIVSKAVLIVHNDNQDIKSLADLKGKKAGQSLTSNLTEIAKANGAEIVQIDGFNQAIDLLLSKRIDATINDGLSYLDLKKQKPDVAIKVVDETKEATPSALLLNKNNPELLAAVNKALADMKSDGTYLKISEKYFGQDVSK; encoded by the coding sequence ATGACCAGAAGATGGACATCCATCGTACTGCTCTTCGCGGTACTCACGCTACTCATTGCCGCCTGCGGCACCAAGAATCCGGCTCCGAACGGCGGAGCGGCGGCACCGGAAGGAACGAAGGAAGGCGCGGCGCCTGCGGCCGGAGCCAACCTGCTCGAGACGGTCAAGAGCAGCGGCAAGCTGCGCGTCGGTACGGAAGGCACGTACGCACCGTTCACTTACCATGATAAGGACGGCAAGCTCACCGGCTTCGACGTCGAGATCGCCGAAGAGGTGGCGAAGCGCCTGGGTGTGCAGGCCGAGTTCATCGAGACCAAATGGGACGGCATGTTCGCGGGTCTGGATGCGAAGCGCTTCGATCTCGTAGCGAACCAGGTGTCGATCAAGGAAGACCGCAAGGTGAAGTACGATTTCTCCGATCCGTACATCGTGTCCAAGGCAGTGCTCATCGTACATAACGACAACCAGGACATCAAGAGCCTCGCCGACCTGAAGGGCAAGAAGGCCGGCCAGTCGCTGACGAGCAACCTGACCGAGATCGCCAAGGCGAACGGCGCGGAGATCGTACAGATCGACGGGTTCAACCAGGCGATCGACCTGCTGCTCTCCAAGCGCATCGATGCGACGATCAACGACGGCCTGTCCTACCTTGACCTCAAGAAGCAGAAGCCGGATGTGGCGATCAAGGTAGTGGACGAGACGAAGGAAGCGACGCCAAGCGCGCTCCTGCTCAACAAGAACAACCCGGAGCTGCTCGCCGCAGTTAACAAGGCGCTGGCGGACATGAAGAGCGACGGTACGTACCTGAAGATCTCGGAAAAATATTTTGGGCAGGATGTGTCCAAGTAA
- a CDS encoding MFS transporter, with translation MAGWQRNMWILWACVLLCSASYTMCVPFLPLFLFELGVSGTGVHLWAGLVLSASFLVGVVMGPFWGMLSDRYGKRNMIIRAGLSLAAVYLLFTVVRSPWELLGVRLLHGFVAGFIPASMALVASTAPKEKLGEALGYMQSAAMSGGILGPLLGGVLASAFGMRQSFAAAAVIVLLAALSVILFVREAPLSADGGPAADTEQDEEEGGASTLGEWLRSPMLVGLLGLLFLYQLAVNTIQPILSLHLAELQGQLEDAALTSGIVLALAGAAGILASPWWGRRGASWGGRRILPLCLAGAGSLLALQSAVPSVGMFSAVQFAYGLFIAGIVPTVNTMIMRHTHTAARGRSFGLTSSANQLGGLIGPLAGGALGVWLGSSWVFAVTGAVLMASAAAVLGLQAWRSRTAPRTSPAPAVGREGADPAP, from the coding sequence ATGGCCGGTTGGCAGCGGAATATGTGGATCTTATGGGCGTGCGTGCTTCTGTGCTCCGCCAGTTATACGATGTGTGTCCCGTTCCTGCCCTTGTTCCTCTTCGAGCTGGGCGTATCCGGTACAGGCGTGCACTTGTGGGCCGGATTGGTATTGTCGGCCTCCTTCCTTGTAGGCGTGGTGATGGGGCCCTTCTGGGGAATGCTCTCGGACCGGTACGGCAAGCGGAACATGATCATCCGGGCGGGGCTGTCGCTGGCGGCCGTCTATCTGCTCTTCACCGTAGTGCGCAGCCCGTGGGAACTGCTCGGGGTGCGCCTGCTGCACGGGTTCGTCGCCGGGTTCATCCCGGCTTCGATGGCCCTCGTCGCCTCGACCGCCCCCAAAGAGAAGCTGGGCGAGGCGCTGGGATACATGCAGTCGGCCGCGATGTCCGGAGGGATTCTCGGCCCGCTGCTCGGCGGCGTACTGGCCTCGGCGTTCGGCATGAGGCAGTCCTTCGCGGCTGCGGCTGTCATTGTGCTGCTGGCGGCCCTCTCGGTCATCCTGTTCGTGAGGGAGGCACCGCTGTCCGCGGACGGCGGCCCGGCTGCGGACACGGAGCAGGATGAGGAGGAGGGCGGGGCCTCGACCCTGGGAGAATGGCTGCGGTCGCCCATGCTGGTAGGGCTGCTGGGGCTGCTGTTCCTGTACCAGCTCGCCGTGAATACGATCCAGCCGATCCTCTCGCTCCATCTGGCGGAGCTGCAGGGGCAGCTGGAGGATGCGGCGCTGACCTCGGGGATCGTGCTGGCGCTCGCCGGTGCCGCCGGCATTCTCGCTTCGCCCTGGTGGGGCCGGCGCGGAGCGTCATGGGGAGGCCGGCGGATTCTGCCCCTGTGCCTGGCGGGGGCCGGCAGCCTGCTGGCGCTGCAGTCCGCCGTGCCTTCCGTGGGGATGTTCTCGGCGGTGCAGTTCGCCTACGGGCTCTTCATCGCGGGGATCGTGCCCACCGTGAACACGATGATCATGCGCCACACGCACACGGCCGCCAGAGGCCGCTCGTTCGGGCTGACCTCCAGCGCCAATCAGCTCGGGGGCCTGATAGGGCCGCTCGCGGGAGGCGCGCTGGGGGTCTGGCTCGGCAGCTCTTGGGTGTTCGCTGTCACGGGGGCCGTCCTGATGGCCTCTGCGGCAGCCGTCCTCGGCCTTCAGGCCTGGCGCAGCCGGACTGCGCCTCGCACGTCTCCTGCACCGGCGGTCGGCAGGGAAGGGGCGGACCCAGCCCCCTAA
- a CDS encoding methyl-accepting chemotaxis protein, which yields MKLRSKLFANALFLLLPAIALIAYIIVSMHSIQSTNAGYVPVLLETEKLNSSLVSVKQALGNYAFNPSEANKEESRELLTQSKAIFDKLKGLALTEENRILLQKAEAKFMQLGQESEAALAKSDLAGVKRQSIRTLGIMNDIHQLGEQGAEHYDKLTQEMLDRIARIVFIAAAGCAVLLAVGGAASFWLTRQIVRPVTELSAKARQIASGDLGVEIRPVSSSDEIAALNVSFREMVMNLRSILESVNGASSRIGGHTLQLEAENRALTEMSGQVSQSIDEIARGTSSISEDLQVTVEQIYGMRTALERSAQEIHETFTFSSESRQAVSQGRGLMLEQHRLAEQNTQVTAEIERTLQELSRHTEEINAMAEAVSGISRQTNLLALNAAIEASRAGEQGRGFAVVAAEVRKLAEQSDGVTRQIFGRIATMNESMETALAVMQTGVDTVGRQKASADASMTAFELIGTKVQEKVRRLESIREGMEELRRVSDIILAAVENISSVTEEAAAGSEEIAASSSEQLQTVSAVQQKVLSLKDIASELEEQVARFRL from the coding sequence ATGAAGCTCAGATCCAAATTGTTTGCGAATGCGCTGTTCCTGCTGCTTCCGGCGATCGCGCTCATTGCATATATCATCGTGTCGATGCACTCCATCCAATCCACCAATGCAGGCTATGTGCCTGTTCTGCTCGAGACCGAGAAGCTTAATTCATCTCTGGTCTCCGTGAAGCAGGCGCTGGGCAATTACGCCTTTAATCCGAGTGAAGCCAATAAGGAGGAGAGCCGTGAGCTCCTCACGCAGTCCAAGGCCATCTTCGACAAGCTGAAAGGCCTTGCGCTGACGGAGGAGAACCGGATTCTTCTGCAGAAAGCGGAAGCGAAATTCATGCAGCTGGGCCAGGAGTCGGAAGCGGCGCTTGCCAAGTCCGACCTGGCCGGCGTCAAACGGCAGTCGATCCGCACGCTCGGGATCATGAATGATATTCATCAGCTCGGCGAGCAGGGGGCGGAGCATTACGACAAGCTGACGCAGGAGATGCTGGACCGCATCGCACGCATCGTCTTCATCGCGGCGGCCGGCTGCGCCGTGCTGCTGGCCGTTGGCGGTGCCGCGAGCTTCTGGCTCACCCGCCAGATCGTCCGTCCGGTGACGGAGCTCTCGGCCAAAGCCCGGCAGATTGCCTCGGGCGATCTCGGGGTGGAGATCCGCCCGGTGAGCTCGAGTGACGAGATTGCGGCCCTGAATGTGTCGTTCCGGGAGATGGTCATGAACCTTCGCTCGATCCTCGAATCGGTGAACGGGGCGAGCTCCCGCATCGGCGGCCACACGCTGCAGCTTGAGGCGGAGAACCGGGCCTTGACGGAGATGAGCGGACAGGTCTCCCAATCGATCGACGAGATCGCCCGCGGCACCTCTTCCATCTCGGAAGATCTGCAGGTCACCGTGGAGCAGATCTACGGCATGCGGACGGCGCTGGAGCGCAGCGCACAAGAGATTCACGAGACCTTCACCTTCAGCAGCGAGTCGAGGCAGGCGGTCTCGCAGGGACGCGGCCTGATGCTGGAGCAGCACCGGCTGGCCGAGCAGAATACGCAGGTGACCGCGGAGATCGAGCGGACACTGCAGGAGCTGAGCCGGCATACGGAAGAGATCAATGCGATGGCGGAGGCGGTCTCCGGCATTTCCCGCCAGACCAATCTGCTCGCGCTGAATGCGGCGATCGAAGCCTCCCGTGCCGGCGAGCAGGGACGCGGCTTTGCCGTGGTGGCGGCCGAGGTGCGGAAGCTGGCCGAACAGTCGGACGGCGTCACCCGCCAGATCTTCGGGCGGATCGCCACGATGAACGAGAGCATGGAGACGGCCCTGGCGGTGATGCAGACCGGCGTGGACACCGTGGGGCGCCAGAAGGCTTCGGCGGACGCCTCCATGACCGCCTTCGAGCTGATCGGCACGAAGGTGCAGGAGAAGGTGCGCCGGCTCGAATCGATCCGTGAAGGGATGGAGGAGCTGCGCCGGGTCAGCGACATCATCCTTGCCGCCGTGGAGAACATCTCTTCGGTGACGGAGGAAGCCGCGGCGGGCAGCGAGGAGATTGCGGCCTCGAGCAGCGAGCAGCTGCAGACCGTGTCCGCGGTGCAGCAGAAAGTGCTCTCGCTGAAGGACATCGCTTCCGAGCTGGAAGAGCAGGTGGCCCGTTTCCGGCTGTAG